The proteins below come from a single Macaca fascicularis isolate 582-1 chromosome 9, T2T-MFA8v1.1 genomic window:
- the KLLN gene encoding killin — protein MDRPGPGSTRPGQTMHVRGYQVEWKVRNGRKLQPSEWAGQGDLGGFKRGWKDTRATVGTTFRRRSRVFLVGELSKFPLPSDSSGGKYSSFARGVLAWCRLQNPSPSRAAAETGTRTSLPKERCRGWRLGSWLHKHPHPNTCPRLPACWLPPILTERGERVPKLVLFLACYPKSKPRTET, from the coding sequence ATGGATCGCCCGGGGCCAGGCTCCACGCGCCCCGGCCAGACCATGCACGTTCGGGGTTACCAGGTTGAGTGGAAAGTACGGAACGGTAGGAAGCTGCAGCCCAGCGAGTGGGCGGGGCAAGGAGACCTAGGAGGGTTCAAAAGGGGGTGGAAGGATACACGGGCCACAGTCGGAACTACTTTCCGAAGGAGGTCACGTGTGTTCCTAGTTGGGGAACTTTCCAAATTCCCACTCCCCAGTGATAGCTCCGGAGGCAAGTACTCTTCTTTTGCTCGGGGTGTTCTCGCCTGGTGCAGGCTGCAGAACCCCAGCCCTTCCCGCGCCGCGGCGGAAACAGGGACTCGGACCAGCCTCCCGAAGGAGCGCTGTCGGGGCTGGCGCTTGGGGAGCTGGTTACACAAGCACCCACATCCAAACACGTGCCCCCGCCTCCCCGCCTGCTGGCTGCCGCCGATTCTTACAGAACGCGGGGAGAGAGTCCCCAAGCTGGTCCTATTCCTCGCCTGCTACCCTAAGAGCAAGCCAAGGACGGAGACCTGA